The Meles meles chromosome 6, mMelMel3.1 paternal haplotype, whole genome shotgun sequence genome has a window encoding:
- the SPESP1 gene encoding sperm equatorial segment protein 1 — protein sequence MPMKFLVLLVALLLWPSSVPANPSITVTPDEEQNLNHYVEVLQNLILSVPTREPGREKKSKSPNNVHSIGPKVSRLKEIITHGDVSTENDVLINPLGEETTASPTEGFTLEVQKKKTTESTAFWSIKPNNVSIVLHTDEPYVVKEPEPEPELSQTRPWLNFTETSPSPEVTSGQPSITSLSGSTDMNTVTELEDVPQLSGEYEMGTPDTVTFEKHPQILNNEDILKKISDIHSQVQRVPLAESLKPEYREDIRASREHLKRSLALAEAAEHKLQKMYKSQLLPLGRSSSGIDDIETVINTLYNSRSKLAEYLDIRYVPPEMRQKATTVFNTLKKILCVSQQETQNLIRKLLNNNIKILNLLDVP from the exons ATGCCCATGAAGTTCTTAGTCCTTCTAGTCGCGCTGTTGCTATGGCCTTCCTCCGTGCCGGCCAATCCGA gcaTAACCGTGACGCCTGACGAAGAACAAAACTTAAATCATTATGTAGAAGTTTTACAGAACCTAATACTAAGTGTTCCTACTAGGGAGCCAGGTCGTGAGAAAAAATCAAAGTCTCCAAATAATGTTCATTCTATAGGACCGAAGGTATCAAGATTAAAGGAGATAATCACACATGGAGACGTTTCAACTGAAAATGATGTTTTAATCAATCCTCTTGGTGAAGAAACCACAGCTTCCCCTACTGAAGGCTTCACACTGGaagtacagaagaaaaaaactacTGAAAGCACAGCATTCTGGTCGATTAAACCAAATAATGTTTCTATTGTTTTACACACAGATGAACCATATGTTGTAAAAGAGCCAGAGCCAGAACCAGAATTATCACAAACAAGGCCATGGCTAAACTTTACTGAGACATCCCCAAGCCCAGAGGTCACCTCAGGCCAACCGTCTATCACTTCTTTAAGTGGAAGCACTGACATGAATACTGTCACAGAGCTAGAAGATGTTCCTCAGCTCTCAGGCGAAtatgaaatgggaacacccgatACAGTAACATTTGAAAAACACCCACAGATTCTGAATAATgaagacattttgaaaaaaatttcagatATTCATTCACAGGTACAACGAGTACCTCTTGCTGAGAGCCTCAAGCCAGAATACAGAGAGGACATTCGAGCCTCTAGAGAGCACCTAAAACGGAGCCTTGCTTTAGCAGAAGCAGCAGAACATAAACTACAAAAGATGTATAAATCCCAGCTATTACCACTAGGACGAAGCAGTAGTGGAATTGATGACATTGAAACTGTTATTAACACGCTGTACAATTCCAGATCTAAATTAGCTGAATATTTAGATATTAGATATGTTCCACCAGAGATGAGACAAAAAGCTACTACAGTATTcaatacattgaaaaaaatattatgtgtaAGTCAACAAGAAACTCAAAATCTTATTAGGAAGTTATtaaacaataatataaaaattttaaacctacTTGATGTTCCATGA